In Streptomyces sp. Li-HN-5-11, the sequence GCTCGTACATACGGGCGAGTTCTACGGGGGCCAGGCCGCGGGTCTGCCTCCGCAGCCGCCGGGACACCAGCGTCGTCCCCGCCGCCGCCAGGGCCAGCGCGGCCGCGCCGGTGCCGAGGGCGATCGGCAGCTGGGGCATCCACAGCCTCGACACGTTCCTGACCGTGATTCCGGCGGAGACCAGACCGACGACCGTGCCCCTGGAGTCCCGCACCGGGACCACCGCCTGCACGTCGGTGCCCTTGCCCGCGGGCAGCGGCGGCCCGCCGGCCTGCTCGACGACGGTGTGGCCCTCCAGCGCCGGCTTGATGTCGCCGACGAACTTCTTCCCGATCTCCTGCGGGTAGGGGTACGTGTAACGAATTCCCTTGGTGTTCATGGCGACGACGAAGTCCATGCCCGCCTTCTTGCGTGCCAGCTCGGTTCGTGGCTGCAGCACGGCGGTCGGGTCCGGGCCGCGCAGCGCCTCGGCCACACCGGGAGCGTTCGCGAACGACTGGGCGGCGACGACCGATGCCCGGCGCCCCTGCCGCACGGCGTCACGCGCCGACTGAAGGACCAGGCTCGCGACGGCAGCCACGACGAGCAGCACCACGATCACGATCTGGACCAGGAACACCTGCCCGGCCGCTCTGCGCGGGTCCAGCAGGGAAGCGCGACGATCAGGCGAGCGGCCGCCGAGCGGACGGCGCGAGGGAGGCGAGCTTCGCCCGGATGATGCCCTCATGCACCTTTCATAACACCGCCACGGGAGCCCGGCCCCCTCACCCGGCGGGTCCGCGCCCGAGGACACGTCCGCGCGTGCAACCGGGATGGCCGAAATCGTGTCTCTCAGCGCGTGGCCCGAAGCTGCCCGGGACCGGGAACCCGCGCAGCGCCACGGCCTGGGGGGCGGATGCGCATGAACACATGGACAGTGCCCGGATACGCCGAGTCGCTGGAGCTGGGGTCGGGGGCGAGCGGGCGCGTCGTGCTGGCCGTCCACGAGGAGACCGGTATCGCGGTCGCCGTGAAGTACCTCAGTGAGTCACTGCGCACCCGGCCGGGCTTCGTGCACGACTTCCGGGCGGAGGCGCGCCTGCTCGGCGGGCTGGGCAGCCCGTATGTCGCCGGGCTCTACGAGTACGTGGAGGCTCCCGGCGGCGCCGCCATCGTGATGGAACTGGTCGACGGCGTCTCCCTGCGCACCCTGCTGACCAGGCAGGGCCCGCTGGACCTCGAGTCCGCGCTCGTCGTCCTCAAGGGGTCACTGCTCGGACTGGCCGACGCGCACCGCGTGGGCGTGGTCCACCGCGACTACAAACCCGAGAACGTCCTGGTCATGCCGCAGGGCGCGTCGAAGCTGGTCGACTTCGGCATCGCGGCCGACGCGGGCACGAGCGTGGGCGTGGCCGGAACCCCCTCCTACATGGCTCCGGAACAGTGGACCGGAGCGCCCGCCTCGCCGGCCGCCGACGTGTACGCCGCCACGGCCACCTTCTTCGAATGCCTGACCGGCCGCACACCGTACGTGGGGGAGAACGTCGCCGAACTCGCGCTGCAGCACCTCGACGCACCCGTCCCGGCCCACGAGGTTCCGCAAGCGGTGAGGTCGCTGGTTCTGCGCGGCCTGGCCAAGACCCCCGGGACACGGCCGACGCACGCGGAGGCGTTCGTCACGGAACTGGAGGAGGCGGCCCACGCCGCCTGCGGGCCCGACTGGGAGGAACGGGGCCGCCGCGGGCTGGCCGCGCTCGTGGCGCTGCTGCCCATGCTGCTTCCCTCGGCCCGCAGCGAGCGGCACACCACCACCGACACGGCCCGTACGGTACTGAGCCGGAAACCACGCCCCGACTGGGCCGAGTGGCGGCCCGGTCTCCCCGGGATCCTCGTGTCGGCCGGGGCCCTGCTCGTCGCCCTGGTCCTCGGCCACGGCCTCGCGCCCCGGGCGGACTCCGCGCAGCAGACCGCGCGGGCCCTCGCCACCACCGCCGCGCGGCCCGGCGCCGCCGCGGGGGCCGCGGCACCCAGCAGACCGTCCCCGAGCCAGGCGTCCACCCCGTCGCCCGGCGTCCCGTCCTCAGACCCGGCGGACACCGCGTCCGGCGGTCCCGCGCCCTCCGTCACCGTGACCGCCACCGCCCCGTCCCCGGATCCGCCGGCCGGCGGCGCCCCGGCCGGCGGATCGCCGACCGTCTCCACCACCCCGACGACCACCCCGACCGGTACACCGGCCGCCCCCGCCGTCAAGGACGTCACGGTGACGGGCTTGCAGCAGACGGGCTCGTCGACAGGCTCGGCGACCATCACCGTCAGCACGGACGGCAGCGGGCCGATCTCCCTCACGGTGGCCTGGTACACGGGCGACACCAACGGGCAGCTCGGCACCCCGGACGGCGCGTCCCAGACCTTCGAGCGCAGCGGCGCCACCCAGTACACGCTCACCGTCGACCACACCTTCCAGGGCACCGGCTGCTACTGGGCGGTGCGGGCCGCGACCACTCCGGCGTCCGCCGGCGGCGAAGCCTCGCAGCAGCTTCTGACCAGGCGGTGCGAAATCCAATGACCACGACCACCGACGCACACGGCTCAGCGGACGACGACTACAGCGCCACCGTTCTCGCCAGCCACTGGATCCAACGGCCCGAGCCGGACACCAAGATCCTCACGGTCCCGCCCGACCGGTCCTCGTCCCAGCCCGGGACGCCGCCCGACCGCGTCGAGGGCACAGTGTTCCGCTTCGGCCCCGGAGTGACCGCCGCCGTCGCGCACCGTACGCGGACGGCGTCGCCCGCCCCGCCGGCAGGACCCAGGTCCCCGCGCCGTGGCGTGCGACGGCATGCCCTGCCCGCCCTGGTACTGGCCGCCGTCCTTGCCTTCCTCGCCTGGCAGCACCTCGGGCCGTCCGTCGGCGTCCGGGAGGTCGCCGTCGGCGTCCACCGGCCGACCCGGGGATGCGACGCGACCGCGGACATCGTCGGTGTCGTCACCACGGACGGCCGGCCCGGCCGGCTCTCCTACCGCTGGGTCCGCAGCGACGGCACCACCTCGGGCGTCCTGCACGAAGCGCTGTCCAGGGGGCAGAAGCAGGCGCGACTGCACCTGCTGTGGACCTTCCAGGGCCAGGGCCACTACGACGCCCGGGCCGAGCTGCGCCTGATCGCACCCGCCCACCGCGCGGCCGCCACCCGCCTCACCTACGACTGCCGCGGGCGTTAGCCTGATCACCTGTTTCATCGGCACACCCGCAGGGGGCGGAGCCGGGTGAGGCGGCTCCGCCTGGGGAGGGCAGAAGCGTGGACGAGGCACGTGGCAGTGGGATGTCCGAACGACGCACCTGGGACGAACGGCTTCCGCGGTTCCTGCATCCGCCCGCGCTGCTCGACACGCGCCAGGCGCCCGCCGAGCACGTGGTGAGTCCGCGGCTGGCCCTGTTCTTTATCGCGGCCGCCGCCGTGCTGATCCCGTGGACCGTGCTGCTGTTCGCCACACTGCCGACCCGTCAGCAGGCCGCCCGGTGGGACATCGCCTGGGGCGGATTCGACGCGCTCCTCATCCTCACGTTCACCGGTGTGGCCGTTCGCATCCTCCGGCTGTCCGTGAAGACCGTCGTCGTCACGTCCGTCGCCGCGGCACTGCTCGTGGTCGACGCGTGGTTCGACATCATGACGGCGCCCACGGGCAACGCGCTGACCGAGGCGCTGGTGATGGCCGGCCTGGTCGAACTGCCCATCGCCGTCCTGTGCATACGCACGTCCCTGCGGCTTCTGTCGCTGATGGAACAGGCGCGCCCCTATCTCATCGAGGCGGGCTTCACCATTCACCGGGGGAAGCTCGTCCCGCCGGACGACTGGAACACCCGGGACACGGGCCGGTAGGCGGCCGGAGCGCTCCCCGGCTCGGCTCCCCGAGCCTGCCCGGCGCCGGCGCGGTGGACTGTTCGAAGTGGGCCGCCGGACGGGCCGGGGCGTCACGCCTGCAGCCGGGGAAGGCACCGGTCCAGCCGGCGCGGAAGCCACCAGTTGGCGCGGCCGAGGAGCAGCATGCTGGAGGGCACGAGGACGAGACGGACGATCGTGGCGTCGAGGATCACGCTGACGGCGAGGCCGAGGGCGAGCATCTTGACGACGACGGTGGGTGAGGTGGCGAAGGACAGGAAGACGGCGGTCATGATGAGGGCGGCGCTGGAGATGACGCGGCCGGTCGTGGCCAGCCCGGTGCCGACGGAGCGCGCGTTGCCGGCGCCGGCGCGCCAGACCTCGGCGATACGGGAGAGCAGGAAGATCTCGTAGTCCATGGACAGCCCGAAGACGATGGCGAACATCATCATCGGGACGTACGACTCGACGGGCACCGGCTCGTGCAGGCCGAGGAGGCCGCTGCCCCAGCCCCACTGGAAGACGGCGGTCAGAACGCCGTAACTGGCCGCTGTGGTGGCCAGGTTGAGCAGGACCGCCTTGGCCGGGATGACCAGACTGCGGAAGACGGTCATCAGAAGGAGGAAGGCCGCGGCGAGCACGGTGGCGATGATGACGGGCAGCCGCTGGCGGACCGTGTCGCGGAAGTCGACCTGGGCGGCCGTGGTGCCCGTGACGTATCCGTGGGCGGTCGTGCCGCGGAGGGCATGGGGGAGGGTGTCGTCGACCAGCGTGGTCACCAAGGTGGTCGTGGCCTCCTCCTGGGGACCGTGGACGGGGGTCACGGTAGCGGTGAGGAGCTCGCCGTCCGGGGTGGGACGCGGTGTGGTGACGGCGGCGACGCCGGGAGTGCTCTGGAGGGTGTGCCGCAGACCCTGAGCCAGGCCGGATGCCCGTGAGCGGTCGGCACCCAGGTCGATCACCAGCGTCAGGGGCGCGTTGGCTCCGGCGCCGAAACCGGGACCGGTCGCGTCGGCGACGAGGTCGTAGGCGGTGCGGCTGGTGGATCCGGCGGGGTCGGCGCTCGCGTCGACGTGGCCGAGGCGCATCGAGAGGGCGGGGAGAGCGAGCACGGCCAGGACCGCCGTGCCGACGGCGAGGTAGCGCCAGGGGTGCCGGGCGACGTGCGCCGCGTACCGGTGCCATCCGTCGCGGTCGCCGGAGGTTTCGGCGACCGGCCGGCGAAGGGCCACGCGGTCGATGCGCCGGCCGGTCAGGCTCAGAGCGGCGGGGACGAGTGTCACGGCGGCGAGTGCGGTGATCACGACGGCGAGGGACGCCGCGAAGCCGAGCTTGCCGATGAAGGCGAGACCACAGGCATAGAGGCTGAGCATGGCCACGATGACGGTGACAGCGGCGACCAGGACGGCACGGCCACTGGCCGCCGTGGTGCGGGCGGCCGCGGCGACCGGGTCGTGCCCGTCGATCAGGTCCTGCCGGAACCGGGTCGTCAGGAAGAGGGCGTAGTCGATGCCGACACCGAGACCGATCATGGTGGCCAGGGTCGGCGCGGACGTCGCGAACGACACCGTGCCGGCGACGATGCCGACCACGCCCACTGCGGTGCCCACCGCGACCAACGCGGAGCCCAGGGGCAGCACCGCGGCGAGGGCGCTGCCGAAGGCGAGGAGCAGCACGAGCAGGGCGGCGAGGACACCGACGAGTTCGGCGGCACGGTCGTCGGCGGGCTGCCTGGTGACCTGGTCGAGGTCGCCGCCGTACGCGACGTCGTGGTGCGCCTCACGGGCCGGCCGCGTCGCCCGGTCCAACTGCCGGGCGTAGTCGTGACCGAGAGTCTTTGCCTGTACGTCGAAGCGCACGGTGGTGTAGGCGGTGCGTCCGTCCGCGCTGACCACCGGCGTGGAAGCGGAGGTTGCGTGGGGCAGGTGCGCGAGGTTCGACACCGAGCGGCTCACGGAGCCGTCGGACGTCACCGTCCCGCTGCCGCCGTGGAAGACGACACGTCCGGTGGAACCGCCGGCACCGGGGGAGTGCGCCGCGAGCAGGTCGGCGCCGGTGCTGGACTGCGTGCCCGGCAGGCTCACCTGGTCGCTGAACGCGGGGGCCACGGCATGACGGCCGGCCAGCGCCGCCGCCAGGATCAGCAGCCAGGCGGTGACCACCAGCGCGGGATGGCGGGCGCACCAGCCCCCGAGCCGGGCCAGGCCGCCGGCGGGCCGGGTCGAAGGGGGCGATATCGGTTTCTCGGTGTCGGATCGCGCGGGCACGGCAGCTCCAGCAGAGGGTGGGAAGGGACCGCTGAAGGTGACACTAGAGCAAAAGTGTCACGACTGCCATTTGTCATGAGTGACAAGATATACTGGGTGGGTGCCCACCCCCCATGACTCGTCGCCGGCCTCAGGACTGCGGGAACGCAAGAAGGACCAGACCCGCCGGCAGCTGCGCGGATGCGCCGCCCGGCTCTTCGCCGAACGCGGCTTCGCCGACACCACCGTCGCCGACATCGCCGCCTGCGCGAACGTGTCCACCCGCACGTTCTTCCGCTACTTCGACAGCAAGGAGGATCTCCTTCTGCCCGACGGCGTCGAACTCTTCGCCGCGGTCGAGGACGCCCTGGCGCGCCGGCCCGTCGACGAGCCGCCCCTCGACGCGGTGTGCGGCGCCCTGCTGGCTACGGCCGCCCCCTTTCAAAGCTCCAGCCTCACCGCCCTCACCCATCCCCTCGACGGAACCGAGCAGCTGATCGCCGCGCGGCTGATCCAGGTCTTCGCCGAGTTCGAGGACCGGCTCACCGCTCTGGTCCTCGACCGGCTGCCCGAGGAGACGCCGGATGCCGACCTGTATGCCGCGGTGGTCGCCGGCGCCGCTCTGGGAACCGTCCGCGCCGTCCTGCGCACCCGGCGCAGCCGCCGCGCCGCAGGCGCCGACAGTCAGGACGCCCTGCTCCCGCAGGCCTTCCAGGTGCTGCGCCGGATGGGCCACAGCGCTCCATGAGCCCCAGGCCCGGCGAGCCCCTGGCGAAGCGGGGCTTGGCCTGCGGGCACCTGGCTCAGGTCGAGGACCGTGCGGAGCCTGCCGCTGACCGGGGTGCGCTCGAAGGCGTCCATCGGCAGCGTCTCCACGGTGATCGTCAGCAGACCTTCCGCCTCGGCCGAGGCCTGCTCCATCACCTCGGTCGCGAGGGCGGCCCGGGCGCCCGCTGCGTGGGGCGCGTACCCCTGGTCGAGGCGCACCGTCAGACGCTCGAGGCCGGAGCCGGGCCCCACCACCAACTGGACCTCACCGCGGTAGCCGAGCTGCACCTGCACCGCCCGCACGAAGCGCCGGTAGGTGACGAAGTACGTGCCGATGCGCACCACGTCGCCGTAGCGCCCGAGCAGTTCCAGACGGGGCACATGACTGCCGCAGGGGCAGACACCCACGACCGCGCGGCCCGGATCGCCGATCTCATAGAGCTCCAGCCGCTGCCCGGCATGCGCCCGCGAGGTGAACACGAGCCGGCCCGGCTCACGTGCGCCGCCGAACGGATCACCTCGACGTTCAACTCCTCGGTGAGGTGCCGGCGTTGCTCGGCGGTGAAGTGCTCGCCGCCGTATGACACCGCACGGATCCCGCCGTGGGCGCGCAGCCGGCCGTGACCAGGCGCGCCGTGAAGGCCGTGGTGGACTCCCGCCATTCGGTGCGGTGCAGTAGGAGAACTTCGGTGAGCCCGTGGTGCCACCGCCGCGAAAGACGGCCGCCTCGTCCAGTGGCGCGGTGGGCAGGCTGTTGTCGCGCGGCGCGTTGGCTCGCCAGAATTCCGCCTACGGGACCACCGGGATATCTGCCAGCGGCGAGTCGACTGAAGTGGGCAGTCCAGGATATCTCGTCATTCGTAATGCATATGCGGCAACCGTGTTCCGTGCAGGGCGACTTCGGCGGTGCGGCGGCGAATGGCGAAGGGGTTCGGTTCCGTCGGCGGCAGAGAAGGGCGTCACAGATGAAAAACATTAGTTGCGTGATGAATTCTTGAGGTCTCTTGGAAAAGGGGCTTGTTACAGGCCTGTGACGCCTGACGGACAGTTCGGGGATGGCAGGGGGGAAGGCTTCCTCCATCGGACAGAGCGGCAGGCAGTCGAGCGGGCCGGCAGTGGCACGGGGGACGGCGCGACCGCTCTGGCGTTGATGCACCGACCACATGCCGACGTCCCTGGGGGATCCATTCATGTCCGCTCGTATGCGTAACACCGCGGCAGCCATCGCGCTGGCCGCCGCCGTGACCGGCACCGCGCTGTGGGGTGGTGCCGGTTCAGCCGGCGCCGCGACCGCCCAGAGCACCTCGCGCGGAATTCTCACGATCAGCAACGGGACCAAGTACGTGCTGATCAACGGCCGCTGGGTGAACTTCGGAGTCCCCGTCAGGGACCTCGCGTGGTCCCCGAACGGCGCCAAGGCCGCCTTCGTCGACGGTGCGGGGAACCTGGACGTCGCCAACGCGGACGGCAGCAGGCGCGTCGTCGTCGCGAAAAACCCCGGCGACCAGAACTGGTCCCACCCCACCTGGCAGGTGGCCGCGGCCGACCGTCAGAACGGCATCCCCGCCAAGAACAACATCATCTTCGCCGCCCGCGCCAAGGGCGTCTCCCGGCTGAAGTACATCCCCGCCACGGCCGTCCGGGGCACGCCCAAGACGCTGCCCCTGATGCACGAGTCCGGCCCGGACGTGCCGAACCTGCCGCAGACCGGCAACGTGTGGCCCAACGCCGCCGGGCACTACGGCACCTCGGTCTACGCGAACGTGAACACCGGTGACGTCTACATCCGCGACGACTACCTGCGCCAGCAGGGCGCCAGGGTCACCAAGGGCTCGCAGCCCGCGCTGTCGCCCGACGAGGAGGAGATCGTCTTCGTGCGCTCCGTCGCCGGGCACGACCACGTCCTCGTCGAGAACTTCACCAACGGCACCGTCAAGGACCTCACGCCGCACGCCACCACCGACTACACCGAGCCGGCCTGGTCCCCCGACGGCACCACGCTCGCGGTGCGGACCCCCGCCGGCACCGTGACCATGCCGGCCAAGGGCTCAGCCCGCCCGACGAAGGTCACCTCGGTCGTCGGCCTGGCCGCCTACCGTCCCTGATCCGTTCAACGCCCGTACGGGCCGGGCACGTTCGAGCCGCGGTGTCACTCTGCGGCCCGGGCGAGCTCGGCCCGCAGTTCCTCCAGGTGGGCGTCGGCCGTGTCGTGCGGGAGGAACTCCACCACGTCGAGGAACCGGAACAGCACCTGGCTGCTGGTGATCGCGTACTCGTACTCGCCGAACCCCACGACCGCACCCATGGAGCCCCGCACGGCGCCCCGGACGACGTGCGCGGTCATCTCGTCCGGCTGAGCCGCCGTCAGGCCACGCCGCGCGTTGGGGCGCGCCAGATACGGGCACACCATCGAGGCGTACAGCATGCACGCGCGGTGCCCGGGTCCTTCCAGGGTCGGCGCGAGATTGCGGTAGGGACGCCCCGCGGCCAGTGCCTCACCGATCGCGCCGCTCTCGGCGGCGCCCACCACGCGCCACACCGGTCCCTTGGGCATGAAGGTGTCGCAGACCGAGCACAACCGCTTGCGTGCGCACTGTGCGCTGCGGTCGTAGTCGGTGAGCGCGAACTGCGGTTCCTCCCCCTCCCAGGGAGTGATCGCCGGAACGGGATAGCCGCGGATGTCGCGGGGCCTGGCCTCGACGGCCGGCGGCATGGGAACACTCTCGAAGCGCACGACACATGCCTACCAGGCGCCGGGCATCGGCGCACCACGGTTCGACGGGCCTGCTGATGACACGCTCGACGGAAAGCTCCGGCCAGGAATGATCTCACGCGTACGGCATGGCGGGCGGCAGGCCGGGCTCGGCGGACACATGGCGCCAGATGGACGTCAGCGCCTTGTCCGAAGTCATGGCGGGACCGCGCAGCATCAGGCGGATGCCACAGCCGTCGCTCATAGTCGCCAGTCCTGGCGCAGTTCGGCGTCGGCCGGCAGCAGGCTGCGCAGGATGCGGGCCAGGGTACCGCCGAACAGGACCGGCTGTGGCGCGCCGAGCAATAACGGGCGGGCGGCTCGAGAGGTGGCCCGTCGCCGCACCCGCCTCGCAGCCGCCGCACAGTCGAAGACCGTCGCTCAGCCGCAGCAGCTCGATCCCTGACGCCTCAGCCCGTCGGACGTCATCCGCCGGCTTGAGGTGACGATCCGCATCGAGCGGCAGACGTACGGCATGGATGCCGACGTTGTGCCAGCGGTATGCCATGGCAACGCCCTGCGGGAACTGACTCCGGTGGACAACCTGGCGGTCCCCCCCAGCCCGGCAGGTCATTTCTGCGCGCGGCTCACGTCAGTTGGTCCTTCGCACATAGCCCGGGCTGTCCGGCGTGGACACGTCCCGGTCCCGGCGCACGATGCTCAGCCGGTCACCGTAGCCCGCGAGGGCTTTGCGCAGGCCGCTGTCCGTGTACTCGACATCGACGACATGGTCGTCGAAGGCCTTCGCGTACGCGTCACACTCGTCGTACTGCCCGCACTCCTCCGTCACGGCGAAGTCGAGGCCGGTCCTCCCGCGCTGCCCGGCCAGATCGAGGGTGTTCTTCTGGCCGATGGCCAGATGGCGGGCGTGCGCGTGGGCCGACAGCAGGGTGATGAAGGCGGTGGCGTCCCGGGCGCTCAGCAGGTTGTCGGAGCGGGTGTAGCTGTCGTAGTTGTCCGGTTCGACCGCGTCGAAGCCCTTGGCGGCGCAGTCGTCGATCCACTGGTTGATCCGCGTCGCCACCCGGGCGCGCTTGGCCGCCGTACCGATGTCGAGCAGCGCCTCGTTCCAGTCCTGGTCGATGACCACCTCGCCGCTGTTGTCCCGCAGCAGCAGATCGGCGGGCCAGGTCTTCTCGTCGCCGGGCTGGGCCTGGAAGGCGTTGACGTAACAGATGTTGTAGAGGCCCGGCGCCGGGGACGCCGTACGGTCACGGCTGACGACGCGGACTCCGCGCGGCGGGGGATAGGCGCCCCCGATCTGGTAGTCGAAGCCGACGTGCGGGGGCGGGAGCCTGACCGCTGTAGGAGCCGGCTTGTGCGAGGCGGACGCCTGCGGCGGGTTCTGCCCTGGAGTCGCGTTCGAAGGGCCCTCCGTGTCGCCCTCGGTGCCGCAGCCGGCGACCGCCAGTAGGGCCACCACAGCGGCGGCCGCTCCGACACGGGCCACACGCATGACGGACATGTCCGCTCCATCCACCGCGAGTACGGCCCCGCCTCGGACGCCGGCGCGGTCCTGGCGACTCGGGCCGGACTTGGACGTGTCCGCTACCGGCTGGGCGCACCTCTGACGTACCGGGCAACGGCCCGGCACGCGCCTGATCAAAGCGTCCGGTGGCCCCCCGAGTCAAGGCGCCCGGTCACGTGACGCACCGCACTTCTGATCCCCCGTACGCGCTGTTCACCGGCGTCACACTGGCGGCCTATCAGACGGCCTGCTCCGGCGCCGTCCAGGACGCCGGGTTCGCCCTCGGCACCATGGTCACCCTCGGCGCAAGCCCGGTCCTGGTCAGCGCCGGAGCACACGTCCTCCTGGACGAGCGGCTCAGCAAGCGGAGTATCACCGCGATCGGAATCGCGCTGCTCGGCCTGTTGCTCCTGGTGGCGTGCCCGGCCTTCAGTCCCCGCAAGAGTTGGATGGTGCCAGGGTGCGCATGACATCGAACTCGTTGCCCTCGGGATCGGCCATGACCACCCAGCTCCGGCCGGGACCCTGGCCCACGTCCACCTTGGCGGCGCCGAGGCCGAGTAGCCTGGCCACCTCGTCGTCGGTACTGCGGTCGATCGGGCTGACGTCGAGGTGGAGCCGGTTCTTCACAGTCTTGTCCTCGGGCACCCTGATGAACACCAGAGTGGGCGGCATCTGGCGGGTCCGGACCTCTTCGACGGTCGGCTCCCAGGAGCCGATCTCGACCTTGCCCTCGCTCCGGTCGATCACCTTGAAACCCAGGACAGCGCACCAGAAGGCCGCGAGTCGCTCCGGATCATGACAGTCGACAACCAACTCAGTGAACCTGCTGGTCATTACTCCCCCAGACAGTGCGGACGGGGGCTCAGCCTATGGGGTCGGACCACCCCTCCGGTCCGGAATCGCTACGACCAGTTGCCGGAAGGTGTTCACGGCCCCGCCGGCCATCACGGCGTTCCCGGGCGGCACGGCCGCGAGGGCCGCCCCCCGCGACAGAGGGGTCACCAAGCCGGTCCCGATGCCCGTCACCACGAGACCCGCGATGAGCACCGGCCGGACGAGCCGGCGCGCAGGACGGCCTGCCCCAGGGTTTTGGCGCCGATCAGCAGCAGGCCACTGCCGATCGCCGGCCGCGGCGGTACCGAGTGCAGCAACCGGCCGCCCAGACCGGCGACGACGAACGCGGCCGTGGCGAGCGGCAGCAGAACGAGACCCGTACCGATCGCGCCCAGGCCCAGCACGCTCTGCAACCGGATCGACGTCAACGGAAGCAGCCTCGAACGCCACCCCGTTCAGGCGAGGGACCGGTCATCACGCCCACGAACGCGGGCCTGCGGAAGAGCCGCAGATCGAGCCGAGGTGAAGTCACCCGGCGCTCGACGAGCAAGAAGCCGATCAGTCCCAACGGCCAGCGCGAAGGCGAGCAGGATGGGTGACGCTTTCGACAACATCTGCGTGTCACTGCGACCCTGCGGCCACCAGCGTCGCGGTGATGGGTTCGAGGGCGGCGACCAGCTCGTCGAGCTCGGCGGGAGAAAGGGCCTCGTAGGGCGGGGCGGCGAGGTCGTCGGTGAGGGCCTCGATGCGTTGCTTGGTCTTCCGGCCGGCGTCCGTGAACCGGCCCTCGCCGTCGACGAGCCCGCGTTCGCGCAAGCCCTCCATGACCGCGGCCAGCCGCTCCTTCGGCAGGTGATGCACACGCCCGAACGACTCCGGGGGGTGGATGCCCTGCTCCAGCGCGGAGAGGATGTGGGCCTCCGTGCCGCCGATGCGCGAGCCGACGAGGGCGGCGATGTGTCCGTCACCGCGGTGCTCGCGCAGCATGGTCGCGGAATGCCACAGCCTGGCGACCGGGTCGCTCGGCACGGGCAGGGTGCGCATCCCGGCGTACATGACCCGGCCT encodes:
- a CDS encoding serine/threonine-protein kinase, yielding MNTWTVPGYAESLELGSGASGRVVLAVHEETGIAVAVKYLSESLRTRPGFVHDFRAEARLLGGLGSPYVAGLYEYVEAPGGAAIVMELVDGVSLRTLLTRQGPLDLESALVVLKGSLLGLADAHRVGVVHRDYKPENVLVMPQGASKLVDFGIAADAGTSVGVAGTPSYMAPEQWTGAPASPAADVYAATATFFECLTGRTPYVGENVAELALQHLDAPVPAHEVPQAVRSLVLRGLAKTPGTRPTHAEAFVTELEEAAHAACGPDWEERGRRGLAALVALLPMLLPSARSERHTTTDTARTVLSRKPRPDWAEWRPGLPGILVSAGALLVALVLGHGLAPRADSAQQTARALATTAARPGAAAGAAAPSRPSPSQASTPSPGVPSSDPADTASGGPAPSVTVTATAPSPDPPAGGAPAGGSPTVSTTPTTTPTGTPAAPAVKDVTVTGLQQTGSSTGSATITVSTDGSGPISLTVAWYTGDTNGQLGTPDGASQTFERSGATQYTLTVDHTFQGTGCYWAVRAATTPASAGGEASQQLLTRRCEIQ
- a CDS encoding MMPL family transporter, encoding MPARSDTEKPISPPSTRPAGGLARLGGWCARHPALVVTAWLLILAAALAGRHAVAPAFSDQVSLPGTQSSTGADLLAAHSPGAGGSTGRVVFHGGSGTVTSDGSVSRSVSNLAHLPHATSASTPVVSADGRTAYTTVRFDVQAKTLGHDYARQLDRATRPAREAHHDVAYGGDLDQVTRQPADDRAAELVGVLAALLVLLLAFGSALAAVLPLGSALVAVGTAVGVVGIVAGTVSFATSAPTLATMIGLGVGIDYALFLTTRFRQDLIDGHDPVAAAARTTAASGRAVLVAAVTVIVAMLSLYACGLAFIGKLGFAASLAVVITALAAVTLVPAALSLTGRRIDRVALRRPVAETSGDRDGWHRYAAHVARHPWRYLAVGTAVLAVLALPALSMRLGHVDASADPAGSTSRTAYDLVADATGPGFGAGANAPLTLVIDLGADRSRASGLAQGLRHTLQSTPGVAAVTTPRPTPDGELLTATVTPVHGPQEEATTTLVTTLVDDTLPHALRGTTAHGYVTGTTAAQVDFRDTVRQRLPVIIATVLAAAFLLLMTVFRSLVIPAKAVLLNLATTAASYGVLTAVFQWGWGSGLLGLHEPVPVESYVPMMMFAIVFGLSMDYEIFLLSRIAEVWRAGAGNARSVGTGLATTGRVISSAALIMTAVFLSFATSPTVVVKMLALGLAVSVILDATIVRLVLVPSSMLLLGRANWWLPRRLDRCLPRLQA
- a CDS encoding TetR family transcriptional regulator, coding for MPTPHDSSPASGLRERKKDQTRRQLRGCAARLFAERGFADTTVADIAACANVSTRTFFRYFDSKEDLLLPDGVELFAAVEDALARRPVDEPPLDAVCGALLATAAPFQSSSLTALTHPLDGTEQLIAARLIQVFAEFEDRLTALVLDRLPEETPDADLYAAVVAGAALGTVRAVLRTRRSRRAAGADSQDALLPQAFQVLRRMGHSAP
- a CDS encoding endo alpha-1,4 polygalactosaminidase encodes the protein MSVMRVARVGAAAAVVALLAVAGCGTEGDTEGPSNATPGQNPPQASASHKPAPTAVRLPPPHVGFDYQIGGAYPPPRGVRVVSRDRTASPAPGLYNICYVNAFQAQPGDEKTWPADLLLRDNSGEVVIDQDWNEALLDIGTAAKRARVATRINQWIDDCAAKGFDAVEPDNYDSYTRSDNLLSARDATAFITLLSAHAHARHLAIGQKNTLDLAGQRGRTGLDFAVTEECGQYDECDAYAKAFDDHVVDVEYTDSGLRKALAGYGDRLSIVRRDRDVSTPDSPGYVRRTN
- a CDS encoding VOC family protein, which gives rise to MTSRFTELVVDCHDPERLAAFWCAVLGFKVIDRSEGKVEIGSWEPTVEEVRTRQMPPTLVFIRVPEDKTVKNRLHLDVSPIDRSTDDEVARLLGLGAAKVDVGQGPGRSWVVMADPEGNEFDVMRTLAPSNSCGD
- a CDS encoding SCO6745 family protein, with product MTHIARRMFELLEPICLVTYFADECDEELAALGHRTYWDGYFASRAAPLGRVAAHVVHAAFYNFADGEAARHIPSAWETIPPEASVAARERGSAASLRRILGEELAGSPGLLRAADLTTKAATSAPTEGRVMYAGMRTLPVPSDPVARLWHSATMLREHRGDGHIAALVGSRIGGTEAHILSALEQGIHPPESFGRVHHLPKERLAAVMEGLRERGLVDGEGRFTDAGRKTKQRIEALTDDLAAPPYEALSPAELDELVAALEPITATLVAAGSQ